One window of uncultured Methanobrevibacter sp. genomic DNA carries:
- the glf gene encoding UDP-galactopyranose mutase yields the protein MKYDYLIVGAGLFGAVFAHEMTKSGKKCLVIEKRDHIAGNAYTELSENINVHKYGAHIFHTNNKEVWQYINQFADFNRFTNSPVANYKGELYNLPFNMNTFYQMWGVKTPQEAKAKIEEQKAEAKIENPKNLEEQAISLIGKDIYEKLVKGYTEKQWGRKCEDLPSFIIKRLPVRFTFDNNYFNDLYQGIPIGGYTKIVEKMLDGIEVKLNTDFFDDKQKWLDIADKVIFTGMIDEYYDYCYGELEYRGLKFEFETLDMENYQGNAVINYTEAEIPYTRIIEHKHFEGSDSPKTIITKEYPKSWIKGEEAYYPMNDEKNSELFNKYVELSKKEDKVLFGGRLGMYRYFDMWQVIDEALKLVNRLKDN from the coding sequence ATGAAATATGATTATTTAATAGTTGGTGCAGGTCTTTTTGGTGCAGTTTTTGCACATGAAATGACCAAATCAGGTAAAAAATGTTTAGTTATTGAAAAAAGAGACCATATTGCTGGAAATGCGTATACTGAACTTAGCGAAAACATTAATGTCCACAAATACGGAGCACATATCTTCCACACTAACAACAAAGAAGTTTGGCAATATATCAACCAGTTTGCTGATTTTAACAGGTTTACAAACTCTCCCGTAGCTAACTACAAAGGAGAATTATATAACTTACCTTTCAACATGAACACATTTTATCAGATGTGGGGTGTCAAAACACCTCAAGAAGCCAAAGCAAAAATCGAAGAGCAAAAAGCTGAAGCAAAAATTGAAAACCCTAAAAACCTTGAAGAACAGGCAATATCCTTGATTGGAAAAGACATCTATGAGAAACTGGTTAAAGGATATACCGAAAAGCAATGGGGTAGAAAATGTGAAGATCTCCCATCATTCATCATTAAAAGATTACCAGTCAGATTTACTTTTGACAATAACTATTTCAATGATTTATATCAAGGAATTCCAATTGGAGGATATACCAAAATTGTTGAAAAAATGTTGGATGGCATTGAAGTTAAATTAAATACTGATTTTTTCGATGACAAACAAAAATGGCTAGATATTGCAGATAAAGTCATCTTTACAGGAATGATTGATGAATATTATGATTACTGTTATGGCGAACTTGAATACAGGGGACTTAAATTTGAATTTGAAACATTGGATATGGAAAACTATCAGGGAAATGCTGTAATCAACTACACAGAAGCTGAAATTCCATACACACGTATTATTGAACATAAGCATTTTGAAGGGTCTGATTCACCAAAAACTATCATTACAAAAGAGTACCCTAAATCCTGGATTAAAGGAGAAGAGGCATATTATCCAATGAACGATGAAAAAAATTCTGAATTATTCAATAAATATGTTGAACTCTCTAAAAAAGAAGACAAAGTATTGTTTGGTGGACGTTTAGGAATGTACAGATACTTTGATATGTGGCAAGTTATTGATGAAGCCTTAAAATTAGTAAACAGATTAAAGGATAATTAA
- a CDS encoding glycosyltransferase has protein sequence MVEISVVIPIYNVEDYLEECLDSIVNQTFTDLEIICVNDGSKDNSLEILNEYAKKDDRITVIDQENGGHAVATNVGMDQATGKYLFLMDSDDSLKLDALELTYNAAEEKNVDFVLFQAINYDDEKDEFYEAENYSMNKLADFVGENVFSIDDIGEMSFEIAVTPWTKLYNREFIENSHIRFAEGLIFEDNIFFWEVLLQAQRIYFLREHLFYRRWYETSSTMAGDLRFTDSIAINTMIIDVFEKYDYMTERFESRSFNRKVSLTFLRFQQIKPEFKETFFDEMQKNFKFWVRDNEFYEYLQSIMLPRNKFLLESILKAKTAKELDYLVEIYDLEEENRELEKTIKTFENKKISSNTGELTNQKNKIIEENRQLAERNEELVGTVENLKNVNKKHLESKSWKITKPLRSVNKVFKDKEGYDEE, from the coding sequence ATGGTAGAAATTTCTGTAGTAATTCCAATTTATAATGTTGAAGATTATTTAGAAGAATGTTTGGACAGCATTGTCAACCAAACATTCACAGATTTAGAAATAATCTGCGTTAATGATGGTTCTAAAGACAATTCACTAGAAATCCTAAATGAATATGCAAAAAAGGATGATAGAATAACTGTTATTGACCAAGAAAACGGAGGTCATGCAGTTGCTACCAATGTGGGGATGGATCAGGCAACTGGAAAATACCTTTTTTTAATGGATTCCGATGACAGCTTAAAGTTAGATGCTTTAGAGTTAACATATAACGCAGCTGAAGAGAAAAATGTGGATTTCGTATTATTTCAGGCAATAAATTATGATGATGAAAAAGATGAATTTTACGAAGCTGAAAATTACAGCATGAATAAACTTGCGGATTTTGTGGGGGAAAATGTTTTTTCAATTGATGACATTGGAGAAATGTCCTTTGAAATTGCCGTAACTCCCTGGACCAAATTATACAACAGAGAATTTATTGAAAATTCACACATCAGATTTGCTGAAGGATTAATTTTTGAAGACAATATCTTTTTTTGGGAAGTCCTATTGCAAGCCCAAAGAATTTATTTTTTAAGAGAACATCTGTTTTACAGACGTTGGTATGAAACATCTTCAACAATGGCTGGTGATTTGAGATTTACTGATTCTATTGCCATTAATACTATGATTATTGATGTTTTTGAAAAGTATGATTACATGACCGAACGATTTGAAAGCAGAAGCTTTAATAGAAAAGTTTCTTTAACTTTTTTACGTTTCCAACAAATTAAACCCGAATTTAAAGAAACATTCTTCGATGAAATGCAGAAAAATTTCAAATTTTGGGTTCGTGACAATGAATTTTACGAATATTTACAATCAATAATGCTTCCAAGAAATAAATTTCTATTAGAATCCATATTAAAAGCAAAAACTGCAAAAGAATTGGATTATTTAGTTGAAATTTATGATTTGGAAGAGGAAAACCGGGAATTAGAAAAAACTATCAAAACATTTGAAAATAAAAAAATTTCATCCAACACAGGAGAATTAACTAATCAAAAAAACAAGATTATCGAAGAAAATAGGCAGTTAGCTGAAAGAAATGAGGAATTAGTCGGAACTGTTGAAAACCTAAAGAATGTTAATAAAAAGCATCTTGAATCAAAAAGCTGGAAAATTACAAAGCCACTGAGAAGTGTTAATAAGGTATTTAAAGATAAAGAGGGATATGATGAAGAATAA
- a CDS encoding acetyltransferase, which produces MEIVNSKEDIEKLEKNRVEGNPEITNSKISFKGINNILFCEGNVKITNANFAFEGNNSIVYLSSAMNSQYSFTLIIYNNSTFFIGKEGNLANPVNINIQESQNVIIGAECSLSSGVNIRTADIHPIYDNKTMQRVNPAQSVFIGDHVWIGHLAYISRGVKIGSGAIVDNYSFVPHNARIHSNSLVVGNPVRVERDNVFFTKEFLGYHTAEDSLNTQDYKSDVFIYEFVNQETLNLNQIDKILKELSVDDRLEFIQKLFVRNKRKNRFAIF; this is translated from the coding sequence ATGGAAATAGTTAACTCAAAAGAAGACATTGAAAAATTAGAGAAAAATAGAGTTGAGGGAAACCCTGAAATCACCAACTCCAAAATCTCATTTAAAGGAATCAATAATATTTTATTTTGTGAAGGCAATGTAAAAATTACAAATGCAAACTTTGCGTTTGAAGGAAACAACTCAATAGTTTATCTTTCATCAGCAATGAACTCACAATATTCATTTACATTAATAATATACAATAATTCCACATTTTTCATTGGAAAAGAAGGTAATTTGGCAAATCCTGTAAACATCAATATTCAGGAAAGCCAAAATGTGATTATTGGTGCAGAATGCAGTCTTTCAAGTGGTGTGAACATCAGAACTGCAGATATCCATCCTATTTATGACAATAAAACAATGCAAAGAGTCAACCCTGCTCAAAGCGTATTTATTGGAGATCATGTATGGATAGGTCACTTGGCTTACATTTCAAGAGGAGTTAAAATTGGTTCAGGAGCAATCGTTGACAATTATTCATTTGTTCCGCACAATGCCAGAATCCATTCAAATTCGTTAGTTGTTGGAAATCCCGTAAGAGTGGAAAGAGATAACGTATTTTTTACCAAAGAGTTTTTAGGTTATCATACAGCTGAAGATTCACTTAATACACAGGATTATAAAAGCGATGTTTTCATATACGAATTTGTAAATCAGGAAACATTAAATTTAAATCAAATCGATAAAATCCTAAAGGAATTAAGTGTTGATGATAGATTAGAGTTTATCCAAAAGTTGTTTGTCAGAAACAAACGTAAAAACAGATTCGCAATTTTTTAA
- a CDS encoding class I SAM-dependent methyltransferase produces the protein MHKNSHEKMEWFKNNYLNTSKKLDILDVGSLDGNGNYNYSDIFNETNWTYTGLDFQAGNNVDIVVTDIYNWFEVEDNTYDVVISGQIFEHLEFFWLTMSQIERVLRPGGYVCIIAPSAGPKHGGDMPNCYRFHEGGMEAMAKYVDLEVLHASVDDREETKPWYDACLVAHKAGSSSENTQELESRVNNLESKLDLILEKLNK, from the coding sequence ATGCATAAAAATTCACATGAAAAAATGGAATGGTTTAAAAATAATTATTTAAATACATCAAAAAAATTAGATATCCTTGATGTTGGATCTTTGGACGGTAATGGAAACTACAATTATTCTGATATTTTCAATGAAACAAACTGGACATATACAGGACTTGATTTCCAGGCTGGAAACAATGTAGATATTGTTGTAACTGACATTTACAACTGGTTTGAAGTTGAAGACAACACTTATGACGTTGTAATTTCCGGCCAGATTTTTGAACATTTGGAATTCTTTTGGCTTACAATGTCTCAAATTGAAAGAGTGTTAAGACCTGGAGGTTATGTCTGTATTATCGCTCCATCAGCAGGACCAAAACATGGAGGAGATATGCCAAACTGCTACAGATTCCATGAAGGCGGTATGGAAGCTATGGCAAAATATGTTGATTTAGAAGTTCTTCACGCTTCTGTAGATGACAGAGAAGAAACCAAACCTTGGTATGATGCTTGCTTAGTTGCTCATAAAGCTGGAAGTTCCAGTGAAAATACACAAGAGTTAGAAAGCAGAGTAAATAACCTTGAAAGCAAACTAGATTTAATTTTAGAAAAGCTTAATAAGTAA
- a CDS encoding glycosyltransferase — MANEMVKVSVVIPVYNVEEFLEPCLDSIVNQTLEDIEIICVNDGSTDKSLDILNSYAKNDDRFTVISQENGGHAVATNRGMELANGKYLYLMDSDDLLDLTALEKTFNHAEKTQADFVIFQALNYGTEEDKYFKTGMYSMVKVADFIGESTVHYKELGALIFKISVTPWSKLYNNQFVKECGAKFPEGLIFDDNVFFWEVLFNSKRIAFYREFLFTRRWYSFSSTTTGDQRFLDSIDIQNLIIETFKKYGMFEQHKRKLYNHKLKMGLYRFEHIKPEFKRMYFDKLKNELQRIVSEGLYDDYMEYLDDKHKKVFHSFLYCETPREVELELDNYESAIALNNLNEEKNELFNKFVSLKKENFQLLNSESYVGLKEKNRILTIQNRCLQDSILSLKKEKDKPKKSKGLNLRNILKRS, encoded by the coding sequence ATGGCGAATGAAATGGTTAAGGTTTCTGTTGTTATTCCAGTATACAATGTTGAAGAATTTTTAGAACCCTGCTTGGATAGCATTGTTAATCAAACACTGGAGGATATTGAAATAATTTGTGTTAATGATGGTTCTACAGACAAATCACTGGATATTTTAAATTCTTATGCTAAAAATGACGACCGGTTTACTGTGATTTCCCAAGAAAATGGCGGTCATGCAGTAGCAACAAATAGGGGTATGGAACTTGCCAATGGAAAATATTTATATTTAATGGATTCTGATGATTTATTGGATTTAACTGCTCTTGAAAAGACTTTTAATCATGCGGAAAAGACACAGGCTGATTTTGTCATATTTCAAGCATTGAACTATGGAACCGAGGAAGATAAGTATTTTAAAACTGGAATGTATAGTATGGTGAAAGTAGCAGATTTTATAGGTGAATCAACAGTTCATTATAAAGAATTGGGAGCTTTAATTTTTAAAATTTCTGTTACGCCTTGGAGTAAATTATACAACAACCAGTTTGTAAAAGAATGTGGTGCAAAATTTCCCGAAGGATTAATATTTGATGACAATGTATTTTTTTGGGAGGTTCTTTTCAATTCAAAACGCATTGCATTTTACAGGGAATTCCTCTTTACTAGGAGATGGTATAGTTTTTCATCAACAACCACTGGTGATCAGCGTTTTTTAGATTCAATTGATATTCAAAATTTAATTATTGAAACATTTAAAAAATATGGAATGTTCGAACAACACAAAAGAAAATTATACAATCATAAACTCAAAATGGGATTATATAGATTTGAACATATAAAACCTGAATTCAAGAGAATGTATTTTGATAAATTAAAAAATGAATTGCAAAGAATTGTCTCTGAAGGACTATATGATGATTATATGGAGTATTTGGATGATAAACACAAAAAAGTATTTCATTCTTTTTTATATTGTGAAACTCCTCGTGAAGTGGAACTCGAACTTGATAATTATGAATCGGCTATTGCATTGAATAATTTGAATGAAGAAAAAAATGAGTTATTTAACAAGTTTGTTTCACTAAAAAAGGAAAATTTCCAATTATTGAATTCAGAATCTTATGTTGGACTTAAGGAAAAAAATAGGATATTAACCATCCAAAATAGATGTTTGCAAGATAGTATTTTATCTCTTAAGAAAGAAAAAGATAAACCAAAGAAATCTAAAGGTTTAAATTTGAGAAATATATTAAAAAGATCTTAA
- a CDS encoding glycosyltransferase produces the protein MKNNIKVSVIMPSLNVGEYIDECISSVTNQTLKEIEIICIDAGSTDDTLDILKKHAKKDSRITILNSDEKSYGHQVNIGIERAKGDYISIIETDDFIDENMLEVLYSLSDNGKVDLIKSTFYHYDDWDKNNIKADIDNSKADLPNNKQFTLKEEPLFVDGHPSVWSGIYKRNFLEENKIKMVEAPAGGWVDNPFFYETAIAAKSIVYTHQAFYYYRVSNPNSSSNQFSDFSMPMQRVLDMFDILDKYNFKDENVLVKFYNRLFRYVEIILENNDNSDENLDYETCAKIHEVMQKVDENIVMKKLKFNFQKIYLKYISPLFLARFEKPKKLTDEDYELLFKENKFLHTNVAYFRTQYNETNYQKSQLEKKLKEEEELLTINKVSIAKKPKIETVTPKPKVNIEEIKNKKEKSFSYTERESKYPVSVIMPVFNGEEFLERSMASLLKQTLENFEIVFIDDGSTDNSLKMLKEYEKKYDFVNVLTQENSGSGKARNYGINEAQGEYIAFLDADDFFIDADALEKMYDIGNLNNADMVTANIKHDVDNQGEFKPWGPFPYYQQNDVILPEQYGIPWSFYKNIFKRDFLVENNIYFPDLLRGQDPVFLAEALTKVDKVYVAATDLYAYVYNSDTAKASNPRKLYDQLLHYRQVIDYLDIPKFYRRRTEYFVKIILFCSRIDDDSIVDAIESIRDIFKDMPDFLRRLEDYIFLKFRHVPEVNEMIDWPEISVIMDVHNSEKFFEKTINSLIGQKMNDFELILIDGFDDGKFEYVKHLLKDEPWVKFIENDNEDIISLRKKAFDDAEGDYIFFCDDTYVFENNLFEDMLERTLVEGSDVCLCNVAKGGANKNREINFRSILGNQNYLYYTTGWEKIIPHIFSSSFEKGCAIYKKALLNDLFAKDDLIGEISVLQIKAILSASKISILDKFSVKYLTKDNIFYSSRMPEYNANPLNIFNICDDVEEFLKERSLYDDLKTYFDIYKINQISSALDSVRYIGCYSYNDPRNRDLYANNDIALDYSQYYGSKSEHVGLDYSYANEYFTKTKEEFNNLDYRDLRFLDLNANRFSDSDNLIKYNAVLKSDSYEEYMDIANFSRVEELRARYNDIKRRVNDAESKKEKLSKESEKAIEENTALENKLKNELKELESENQRLNDENNRLREEYWENREIYDYILASKSWKYTRWMRKD, from the coding sequence ATGAAGAATAATATAAAAGTTTCAGTTATAATGCCTTCATTAAATGTTGGGGAGTATATTGATGAGTGTATTTCAAGTGTAACCAATCAGACACTAAAAGAAATCGAAATTATTTGCATTGATGCTGGTTCAACTGATGACACCTTAGATATTCTAAAAAAACATGCTAAAAAAGACTCCAGAATCACAATATTAAACTCTGATGAAAAAAGTTATGGTCATCAAGTAAACATAGGGATTGAAAGAGCAAAAGGAGATTATATCAGCATTATTGAAACCGATGACTTTATTGATGAAAATATGCTTGAAGTATTATACAGTTTATCAGATAATGGAAAAGTAGATCTCATCAAATCAACATTTTATCATTATGATGACTGGGATAAAAACAACATTAAAGCAGATATAGACAATTCCAAAGCAGATTTACCTAATAATAAACAATTCACACTTAAAGAAGAACCTCTTTTTGTTGATGGTCATCCTTCAGTATGGTCAGGAATATATAAAAGAAACTTTTTGGAAGAAAATAAGATTAAAATGGTGGAAGCACCTGCTGGCGGTTGGGTGGACAATCCATTTTTCTATGAAACAGCAATTGCAGCTAAATCTATTGTCTATACTCATCAAGCATTTTATTACTATAGAGTGTCAAATCCCAATTCTTCTTCAAATCAATTCAGTGATTTTTCAATGCCTATGCAAAGAGTATTGGACATGTTCGATATCCTTGACAAGTACAATTTCAAAGATGAAAATGTTCTTGTAAAATTCTATAATCGATTATTCAGATATGTTGAAATCATTTTGGAAAATAATGACAATTCCGATGAAAATCTGGATTATGAAACATGCGCTAAAATTCATGAAGTTATGCAAAAAGTTGATGAAAACATCGTCATGAAAAAATTGAAATTCAATTTCCAAAAGATTTATTTAAAATACATCTCACCATTATTCCTGGCAAGGTTTGAAAAACCCAAAAAACTTACTGATGAAGATTATGAACTTTTATTTAAAGAAAATAAATTCCTGCATACAAATGTGGCTTATTTCAGAACACAGTATAACGAAACAAATTACCAGAAGTCACAACTTGAGAAAAAATTAAAAGAAGAGGAAGAATTATTAACCATCAATAAAGTTTCAATAGCTAAAAAGCCAAAAATAGAAACTGTTACTCCAAAACCAAAAGTAAACATTGAAGAAATAAAAAATAAAAAAGAAAAATCATTTTCATATACTGAACGTGAAAGTAAATATCCAGTTTCTGTCATAATGCCTGTGTTTAATGGAGAAGAATTCCTTGAAAGGTCAATGGCCAGTTTATTAAAACAAACACTAGAAAATTTCGAAATTGTATTTATCGATGACGGTTCAACAGACAATTCATTAAAGATGCTTAAGGAATATGAAAAGAAATACGATTTTGTTAATGTATTAACACAGGAAAATTCAGGTTCTGGAAAAGCAAGAAATTATGGAATCAATGAAGCTCAAGGAGAATACATTGCATTTTTGGATGCTGATGACTTTTTCATAGATGCTGACGCATTGGAAAAAATGTATGATATAGGAAATCTGAATAATGCAGACATGGTTACTGCCAATATTAAACACGATGTAGACAATCAGGGAGAATTCAAGCCATGGGGACCTTTCCCATATTATCAACAAAATGATGTGATATTACCAGAACAATACGGTATTCCATGGTCATTTTACAAAAATATTTTCAAAAGAGACTTTTTAGTTGAAAACAACATTTATTTCCCAGATTTATTAAGAGGACAAGACCCAGTATTTTTAGCAGAAGCATTGACTAAAGTAGATAAAGTTTATGTTGCCGCTACAGATTTATATGCATATGTTTATAACAGCGATACTGCAAAAGCCAGCAATCCCCGTAAATTATATGATCAGTTACTCCACTACAGACAAGTCATTGATTATTTGGACATTCCGAAATTCTACAGACGCAGAACTGAATATTTCGTAAAAATAATTTTATTCTGTAGCAGAATAGATGACGATAGTATTGTGGATGCAATAGAAAGCATAAGAGATATCTTCAAAGACATGCCAGATTTCTTAAGAAGATTGGAAGATTATATTTTCTTGAAATTCAGACATGTTCCTGAAGTTAATGAAATGATTGACTGGCCTGAAATTTCTGTAATTATGGATGTTCACAATTCAGAGAAATTCTTTGAAAAAACCATCAATTCATTAATCGGACAAAAAATGAATGATTTTGAATTGATTTTAATTGATGGATTTGACGATGGCAAATTTGAATATGTTAAACATTTGCTTAAAGATGAACCTTGGGTCAAATTCATTGAAAATGATAATGAAGACATAATAAGCCTAAGAAAAAAGGCATTTGACGATGCTGAAGGAGATTATATCTTTTTCTGTGATGACACATACGTTTTTGAAAATAATCTATTTGAAGATATGCTTGAAAGAACACTTGTTGAAGGTTCTGATGTCTGTTTGTGTAATGTGGCCAAAGGTGGAGCTAATAAAAATCGTGAAATAAACTTCAGAAGTATCCTAGGCAATCAAAATTACCTATATTATACAACAGGATGGGAAAAAATCATCCCACACATATTCAGTTCATCATTTGAAAAAGGATGTGCAATATATAAAAAAGCATTATTAAATGATTTGTTTGCTAAAGATGACCTTATTGGAGAAATTTCTGTTTTACAGATAAAAGCAATTTTAAGTGCATCAAAAATATCAATTCTAGATAAATTTTCTGTAAAATACCTTACAAAAGATAATATTTTCTATTCATCCAGGATGCCTGAATATAATGCAAATCCATTAAACATTTTTAATATCTGTGATGATGTGGAAGAATTTTTAAAAGAAAGGTCACTTTATGATGATTTGAAAACATATTTTGATATTTACAAAATTAACCAAATCTCATCTGCCTTAGATTCTGTCCGTTATATTGGTTGTTATAGTTATAATGACCCTAGAAATAGGGATTTGTATGCTAATAACGATATTGCCCTAGATTATTCCCAATATTACGGATCCAAATCAGAGCATGTGGGCCTAGACTATTCATATGCCAATGAATATTTCACAAAAACAAAAGAAGAATTTAATAATCTTGATTATAGAGATTTAAGATTCCTGGATTTGAATGCAAATAGATTTTCAGATAGCGACAACTTAATTAAATACAATGCTGTTTTAAAATCAGATTCATATGAAGAATACATGGACATTGCCAACTTTTCAAGAGTCGAAGAGTTAAGGGCAAGATATAACGACATAAAACGAAGAGTCAATGATGCAGAATCCAAAAAAGAAAAATTAAGTAAAGAATCTGAAAAAGCAATTGAAGAAAATACAGCTTTGGAAAACAAACTTAAAAACGAATTAAAAGAATTGGAATCAGAAAACCAAAGGTTAAATGATGAAAATAATCGTTTAAGAGAAGAATACTGGGAAAATCGTGAAATATATGACTATATTTTAGCATCTAAGAGTTGGAAATATACTAGATGGATGAGAAAAGACTAA